From a region of the Bradyrhizobium manausense genome:
- a CDS encoding DUF3309 family protein, translating to MSIGTIILIILVIALLGGFSGIGGGPFYGTGYYGGGGLGLVIIILVILLLMGRI from the coding sequence ATGTCTATCGGTACGATCATTCTGATCATTTTGGTCATCGCGCTGCTCGGCGGCTTCAGTGGCATTGGCGGCGGGCCGTTCTACGGCACAGGCTATTACGGCGGCGGCGGCCTCGGGCTCGTCATCATCATTCTGGTGATCCTGCTGCTGATGGGACGGATCTAG